From the genome of Candidatus Methylopumilus turicensis, one region includes:
- a CDS encoding urea amidolyase associated protein UAAP2 codes for MSALVESKLNPDLAVVNETCKAGDPWSGIVKKGQIFRILDLEGNQAVDTLFYNADNPEERYSTSDTVQRQGKVYLSTGSVLYSNEGRAMMTIIADTCGRHDTLGGACSAESNTVRYDLAKRPMYSCRDSFMHAIQHSPCVHDRDMSKRDITANINFFMNVPVSENGALTFADGISGPGKYVEMRAEMDILVLISNCPQLNNPCNGYNPTPVQLLIWNSN; via the coding sequence ATGTCAGCGCTAGTTGAAAGTAAATTAAATCCAGATTTGGCCGTTGTGAATGAGACTTGTAAAGCAGGCGACCCTTGGTCGGGGATTGTGAAAAAGGGTCAGATTTTTCGAATTTTAGATTTGGAGGGCAATCAAGCGGTCGATACGCTGTTTTACAACGCAGACAATCCTGAAGAGCGTTACAGCACCTCAGATACTGTGCAAAGACAAGGAAAGGTCTATTTGTCTACAGGCTCTGTGCTTTACTCCAATGAAGGGCGTGCAATGATGACCATCATTGCCGATACTTGTGGTCGTCATGACACATTGGGTGGTGCTTGCTCTGCTGAAAGCAATACCGTGCGTTATGACTTGGCTAAGCGGCCGATGTACAGTTGCCGTGATAGCTTTATGCATGCCATTCAACACTCCCCATGTGTACACGATCGTGACATGAGTAAGCGTGACATTACTGCCAATATTAATTTCTTTATGAATGTCCCAGTGTCTGAAAATGGCGCACTGACTTTTGCTGATGGTATTTCAGGGCCAGGAAAATATGTAGAAATGCGCGCGGAGATGGATATCTTGGTGCTTATTTCTAACTGTCCGCAGCTCAATAATCCGTGTAATGGATATAACCCAACGCCAGTGCAATTGCTCATCTGGAATTCAAACTAG